CTCGCGCTGTCTTGcttgcctcgctctccgtctgGCTCCGTtgtcctcttctgtctctcgccgtttccactCGGGCGActtgccttcttcttccggcgcGTCCTTGCCTGTCGCCGTCGTTCGTGGCCTTCCATTAGGAGGAGCGCCGTCCAGTCCTTTCGGAACTTCGCAGCGCCGTCAAAAAGACGCATTCCGCTGACGCTTGAAGCCTCTTCTCCACGCAGCTCTCGGTTCACACATGCTCTCGAGTCTCCCTGGAGGCTGTTTCCCGGCTTCCGaccgttctctttcctgagTGCGGCTACTACCTTCACACAACGCGCCGGCGACAGGCCGAAAAGAAGACCTTCCTCGGAAAGCATGCGCGGCTCGCCCGGATCCTGTGATGAATCACCTCTGGGAGGCAGTacagcgccttcgcctctgtggAAGCTTCGTCGCTCCGTCCCCTAGTgtccccgtcttcctgtACAGACACTCTGCACAGCGCCCAGAGGCGTCGCTCCTCACTTTCCCCCGTTAGAGAGACAGCTGTTCCgcccttctccgcttccctcCGGCAAAACACTCTCCTCGGACCCGTCTCCCGACTGGAAGCGCATCCGCGTGAGAGTCAGCAAACATTCGCGGTCCCGTCGACAAAAAacggcgtgcatgcatagacTCCCTGGTCAACTGTGTCCTTTTGCCACTACCGCGTCCGTTTCATCTGCGCAtttcccgcgttttcctgcgCCATGTTGGTCTCCAAGTATGCCACTGCTGGAGGTCAGGCGGAAGTGAGCTCCGGCGCATTTCGGATGGCGAAGGCTTCCGGACCCACGCTGACTCGCGGGGCGAAGGGCGGCGAGTGCAGAGACCCAGCGCGCTACGACTCCTCTCTCAAGGCCGCGTCCTCGTTTAtggcctcgccctcgaaaCTCGAGCGCACCACAGGCTGGCCAGAGCCGCCTGCCGCCTGGCTTCCCAGTGCAGAGACCACCAAGgccgaagagggaaaggacgCGGCTGGAGCGTTCAACTGGGGCTTCAGTCGCCACGAAGGTCGGGAGACACCCCGCGACTTTGCGGCCGGGGGATGCAGGCTGCAGGCGGCAAACCGAAACGAGCATGGCGCTTCGCAGCACTTGCCAAGTCAAGGCGACAGCCAGGGGCTCGGCGCACCAGACCTTTCTGGCGGGACGAAGGTGAAGCggggcgacgaggccgagaggaCGCGCGTAAACGGAGACGGATGCAGAGTCTCCCCCAAGGGCGAAAATGTCGACGTGAACTACACGTCCCATGCTTCGAGCAAGTCGGGGGTCAACGCCTCTTTCGTAGGTCTCAAGGGTgtcggcggagacgccgcctctGGACTACTGGCTCCCCAGAAGATGGACAAACCGTCGGGCAACAACAGCTGCGCGTCCGCGGTGTACGCGGACCTATCCCTTGTGTGCCCCCTCCACGCTTATCGCTTCTGTTTACGGGATTTCGATTTCGGAGGATTCCTCGGCGACGGAGCGCACGGATGTGTCTTTGTCGCTAGGGAGCGGCGGAGTGGCTTCGTCTGTGTGCTGAAGTGCATCACAAAGGCGCACTTGGTCCGGGGAGGGAACGAGGCTCTGCTCAAGAAGGAAGTCGAGCTCCAGGCTCACTTGAAACACCCCCACATctgctgtatgtacacctggtTCCAAACCAGCAGCGCCATATTCCTCGTCATGGAATACTGCCTAAAAGGAGAtctcttcgcccttctcgacAAGACGACTTTCGGCTTCGATGAACGCACCGTTGCCAAGTGAGGAACGCAACAGGGAACCTCGAGCCGCAGACTGGTCACTTTGTCACGATTCCTTTCCTGTCGCGCATTCTTCCAATTTGCACTGCGATGCAACTGTCCCTTCTGCGTCCTTATTTTGCTTGACATCCACGTTCTTGGCACTTTCTTCCGGACTTCTGCAGATACACGGATACCTAGGTAAATGCGCAGATGCGCGTAAACATCGAGCTTTCCGTGTCCAGCTGTACACGTTTCTGAATATAGGTAACTAGATTCAAAGATATTTACAAGTGGACATCTCTTCCTTTGccagctgtctctggaggTCTCAAGTCGTTTTCCCGCCTGCAAATGCCACCctgctcttcgtttctgctgtCGTTCGCCTACGCCACGTGTCGATCATCTCAGGCAGCTCTTCCAAATTACATGGGCTATTCGTACCTGCCACGACAAGCGCATTGCCCACCTCGACATAAAACCCGTACGGATTCGCGATGCAGTTTGGCACGCCTTCCACACGAAAGTCGTCAACGCTCCCTCACCGATTTCCCCCACGTttctccatatatatacatatgtatatattgttttcgtgcatgtgtgtatagaTAGCTATCTGCAAGTGGACTTTTCAGTCAGTCGTGGGTCGGCCGAGGGTGTCGCGCCGAacgcgccgcttcctcgccgcggTAATGTGGGGTTTGAAtcgtttctgctttttcctaGGTCTTTTTTGTTGCCGTTTCATTGCACAGATGGCGGAACGGTGTCAGAGGCTCTGCAACTATCGGGGGCGGGATCCCGTGcggtcgcgttttctctccccaccCAGGCCTACGCACAAAACATGCACAAGTCTTTTTTGTGTTTCAGGAGAACGTCCTGGTCGACCACACGGACAAGCTGAAGCTTGCCGACTTTGGTCTCTCGGCCCACATTGGCGGGGAACATCGCAAGCGGGGCGTCTCCATCAACCGCGGCACTTGCGgtgagagggaaaacgacagTGGAGTGTCCCGTTCGAAAGAGGGTTGTTgtggaaagaggaagacgcaaaaGTTAAAAACTCGGCAGACTGCTCACAGGGACTGCGCTCGGTTGCTTTCGTGTCGGTGCTCGGGGGGTGTATGTCCAGCGTTTGTCGTGCATCCAGTTTGCTTGTCTCTGCCGTTCGGGTGGCTTCCGCGAATGCGGAGACTTCTCGCGATCGAGAGTTGCGCGAATCAAGCCGCGgcgctctcgcttcctcgatacacgttctgtctcccgtgGCAAAGACCACTCTGTAGACGCCTCTGTCGCGTgtgcgaggaaacgcggggtGTTTTGCTTTGGGTTTCGCATGCAGATTATTTCTCTCCGGAGCAGTGCACCTTTCGTCTGAGAAACGCTGCACTCCGTGCCGGGGCCAAGGCGGGGGCAGGGGAGGCTGCGACGCGCCAGCAACTGCTGGCGGCCGGGCTCGAACTTGAAGGCGACAACGTTTGCAGTTTcgacgagaaaagcgacaTCTGGACGATCGGCATTCTCGGCTTTGAACTGTTCTTCAAGTTCCCTCCCTTCGGCTCGCAAGTGAGCAAGATGggcgcgggggggggggggggggggggtaaagagaggagggcggGGGCCAGGCCGTGCAGCTGGGAGGTCTCACTGACAGCCAGCGCTCCCGTGGCCCACGAATCTGCATTCCCAacgtttccccttctcgaCCGTGGAACGCATCGCTTCGCGCTGCTGCTGGCAGCGACGTTTATGTCGGCATGCAGTGAACAGACTCGGCTCAGTTTTGCGCTGCCGTCTGGCGGGTCGTCATTGGTCTTTGTGGGGTTGGATTCGTACGCGCAGTGCCACatcgacgaggagacggtGATGCAAAACATCCGCAACAAGCACTGGAGCGAGAGAGTAGAACAGGAAGCCCTGCGGGATCCCCGAGTCAACGAGAAGCTTCTGTCGATGAGCGACGATTTCAAGTGAGGTTCTTCCCGACTGCATCCTGGCTTCACGCTGGGGCGGTCACGGGACACGGCCCAGATCTTCCTGCGTAGATGTCTCCAGTTTTTTGGACGTTTTCGGGGGCTTCCTGTGTTGCGTGCTCCGCAAAAAATACAAAATCGTCGCCATTTGTCGTTGTCTTCCAGAGACCCGTGTGTACGGAGCTTGTGCTGACCCTTGTGTCGTCGCCGAGCGGTCGACGCTGCTGGCACGGACAAGGCAGTGGACATTTGCAGTCGCAAAGAGGCGACACCAGAGTTATAGATCGAAAAAGACGTTCAAAAAGCCGCGTCAGATGCTGTGCAGGCCTGCCCCTGCTCGGTTCCTTGTCCCAACCAGCCTGTGCATTGGAAGAACGGTTGCTGAGTCGCCTGCGATGAGCCGCTTCAGGCGAACCGCTTCTCTCGAGGCCCGCTGTTCGTTTTTTCAGGGCTTTCCTGTCGGCCTGTTTAAACAAGAAGGCTTCCTTGCGCCCGACGGCCGAGGCGCTCCTCgagtttcctttcctccagaAAAACAACCCGGAGGTCGTCAACAGTGTCCACTTTCTCCAGCAACCGCGGCACCAACAAGGCCACAAGGGATTCAACCAGCCGGCAGGGCCTTGGCAGACGCCGCGGCCGACGTGCTGCTAAAGCTGCTTCGTTCTCGAGGATTCGGGCTTTTGCCTTGTAGCTTCCCGAGTTCTCGGATGGCACAAGATTTTTTTCCTGGTCCAGACCCCTCTTTtcgggagaaaggaggcatAGGCAGAGAGGCCTATATACGCTCTGCAGCCTGCGCGGTCTTTGCTTGCCGCGCGGGTCGCGTCCGAAAAGCatccctttgtctctccacgcTTTTTGAGACGGTGAAAGCCTTCGACTCCGCTGGCTACGCTCGCCAGACCCGGTGGACTCGCTGCTGTATCTACGGTGGGGGCGACACACACGAACCTCGGCGCCCTTTCCGGCTGTAGGGACACCAACAATTTTGTGGTGTCGCATGTAGTGGGAGAACAGCTCACCACTCCTCTGTCACGTACGCAGTCGCTGTTACGCGCACTGGCCGGTTCTGTGAACCGCTCCTGTCGCTCCTCAGACAGTGACGCGGTCTCGTGAACACTTCGAAACTCTCCAGACGGTGGTGGGGTATGTTTTTGGCATCTTCCCCCCGTGATTCTCTGATGTTCTCTCTTGTCATATTTGAGTGCCAGCGACTAACGCTTTCTTGGCTGCACAGTGATATCCCTGAAGAGAGTCTCCTATGGATGCGGGGGGGGCGTAAACCGCTCATAGCGTGCACAGGCCCGCGAAACATGTGGACTCTGAACTGTTGTCACGCCTCGATGGTACACTAAACTGAGTATGCCCAACTAGCTGTATGCAGAAGATCGTCCCACTTGcgtatgtatacatatatatatatatatatatatacatatatatatatatacatatatatatatatatatatagttggGTAGACATATATCACAGGATGCGGATCAGGAGCGTTTGCGTAGGGGTTTGAAGATGTGTGTAGAGGAGTCGTCCGGAAAATACGGTTTTCTGGATCAGAAACGCCCTTGAGGGTGTGTCGTTTGCGAGGAAACCATCCTTGTGGACCTGCGCTCAGGACGGTCGGCTGAGACTGTTCTACACTCTCCCTACTGGCATCGGCCAGAATACCCATATTTCCGGCAGCCCGGAACTGTCTGACCCTGAATTCTCGCATTAGGCGCTGTGATGTCATCGAGAAATCGCTTCGAGACTCGTGAGTGGATTTCACGGGCTTCTTTCTACAACCGCCAGTGAGTAAACCTCTCTGAACTAGGCTACCTCGTAGGTGCATTCTTCACTGTCAGCGGCGTTTTCCCCAGTACGCAGAAACAGCATGGCTCAGACGACTTTCCGCTCGACGCGGTCGCGGCACCAAAGAAAATCCACATCAGGATCCGACTCTTAGCATATGGCCTGCCGGGCGCAGCCAGACACAGACGGCAGACAGTCAGTCACCTAGCCCTGTTCCTCTGAACAGGAAATCTCCTCATCGCTGCTGAAAACGAAAATCCCGTCGCGGTTCCTGTCTCAAGTGCGACGGGCCCCTCCGCGCCCACGTACCGCCGCCAAGTGTGAAGCACGACGACGCTCCATCCGCCCGTCAACTCACACCCGCCCCCGGGGCACTGGCAACCTGAGCTTCACTGCGGAACGCCCCACAGCTCCAGTGAAACAAAGAGTCGCTGTGTGGAGTCGCTTGCCACGCTTGGACTCCATCGGACGTCGTGTCCTTCCGTCTacgccgccttctcgttcggAGGCTGTCGTGTCCGCCTTTCTCCACCTGCTGGCGGCGCAGCAGACGCCCTCGTCAGCggctctcctttccgcccCGCAAGCAAATTCCCAAGACACGGGTATACACCGCACGAGCTGCCGTGTCTGTCCAGCTCTCATCCAGCAATGCTGACACCAGTCAGTCCCTGATTCTGAAACGCCTCCACAGAAAACCACGTAGCCTTGGGCCCGTAATTGATCCGCACGCGCGTACGCGGCGCATCGCCCTCCGCGAGGTGTCCACGCGCACTGCGCTCGTGCAGCCCCCTTCGAGGCGCCTACACCCACTATTTTGCCTGTGCAAAAGACACCGGGCTCCACGTGCTCTACACGCCGCACCGACACCAAGCTCCTACAAACCCTGCGAAGCCGGCGTGGCGCCTACAGCCCCGCGTTGGCTTCCCgccctctctccagctgtgAGGCTGAAGGCAGGGTGCGGTGTGGCCGTGTTCCAAACTGGTGGCGTCCACGTCGGAtcgacagaaagggaaaggcaacaTGGCAACCTACTACAACTACGAGGtgggctctctctctcgcgtccacAGAAATCGGCGAAGCCGTTGATCTCGAGTCTCCCCCCTCTCGATTCGCGTGCATGCCTTCCCGTGACACATGGCCAAGAAGCTTCGCACTTGCTTTCACGATACACCGCAGAAAGGAGCCCTGCGTCCCTTGCTCGGGGCACCCGCTAGAAAACTCCTACATGGctgttgcctctccgtccttccgACACGAGGACCACACGCGAGTGTCTCAGATAAGCGCTTCCATGCACTCGGCCATGTCCTCCGCTGAGCTCGACGCCACAGCACCCTCTGACAACAGTCCTGCCGCACGCCCCCCTAGAAATAAGAACTCAGGTGCGATAGGCAACCGGTCTTTCCCCCTACCAACCCGCACACTCCTGTCTCCAGAATCCAGTTGCACAGCTCAATATACACTCCCTAGCGCGTTAATTTTAGCTCCTCCGTACAAAACCTCAGAGAAGGACGCCGACAACTTGCCGGCCTGGAAACTTCCTCCTCAGTTTCGTTgtcccctcccccccgccggggcgaggagagctTTCCTCACGGCCAGCCCGACGTGCGCCACAGGACACGGACTACAACCACTCCCTTGCACGTGGTTCTCCGCccctgcgcgtttccgttcCTGGAGGCACTTCCGGTTGGCGGACGTCATGGTGTCAGATGGTTCGCTTCCTCTGATCCCTTTTCCAACGTTCGTCCTgcttgtttttctccctaTCGCTCACAGGCCCCCGTTCGGAGGTGTCCAGAATTTGCCGCTCTCAAATCCCGTGTCATCTTGCCGGTTTGTGGGAATCATCCTCGGGGCCGTCCACGAACTATTTGCGTTAACTGTCCTGGTCCCGACGCGATCGCACCTTTCTCCCCCCGCAGCGAGCGTCGCAATCCCCGGCGCGGCACACGCACGCGTTCCCTTCCCCACTCCCTGAAATTGCGGACGCATGCACTGTGTGCAGGGCCCTGAGGACATCCGGGAGtccccctttccttctctaaCGAGCACATCTCCAGGCCACAAGACCAGCGCAAAAACGTGACGAACGCGTTGTTGTGAAGGCTCGCTGGAAGCATCCTCACGAAAAGATTCCACTATTTCTGCGCAGAAGTCTACCGAAGTCGGCCCGACGCCAGTGATGTGCCCTATCTCTATTGCGGCCCTCTACCTGCGAGCCGGACCGCCGTGGTTCCTCTCAGAACCAGCTACCCGAGCTTTGCGTGCACAtttccgcctcgtcggccGCTACCGGAGCCGAACCGCGAGTCTCCACCTCGAGCAGCTTTCGCAGGTTTCCCGCCTTCGGACACGGAAGCCCCCTGAGTTTGCGCTTTTCTGGGCTCACGCCTGTGGAGCCTTCCGCACTCTCCTAGGCGCTTGATGTGCTCCAGATACCCTGCGTAATCCCCCTCCCACGGGCAGCACCCTTCTGAAGGAGTGGCGACGCGATGTTCCTTGCAGAGCGCGTCGCGCAACGCCGCGGCTGCACACACTTCCTCGTTGCTGTCCCCGCCCGCTTTCCCAGCTCTCGGATCGGAAGGTTTCTGCGCCGGAACCTCGCGCGAACGCCCCCAGGCATCCACGACGACCTTGGTGGCCTGCGCTGCGCCGGCATTCGCTGCCTCCACGCCAGGGGCCTTGTCGGCTGTCCCAGTGGAGCACCGCACCCGCACCTTGCTCAGCACGCGCCCCAAAAGAGCAGGCAcgcccttctcgctcgcaACAACCGACAAAAACTCGCCGAGGGGACACGCCTGTTGTGGCTTAAGCATTCGCGGAAGGTGTGCGTGACTGGGCAGCAGCTGAGGACCGCACACGCCAGGTCCAGTGCCGCTCCGAAGCGAAGCCGTGGCCGACGCCCCCGACGGCCCGGACAGTgcgtttttcgtcgccggcgcctcgccgtaCGTGCATCTGGGGCAAAAGGAGGGGGCCGACGGGCTCTGGGCCGACAGGGGAAGCGACGCCGCAGACGGGAACATGTGGAGAAGCGCAAGAGTCACTTGCgcaagcgacggcgaagccggAGCATCGTGACGACGCGGACTCGCAGTCGAGACGTTTTTGAAGTTGATTCGGTGGACAGAGTGGAAGTGCGTGGCCGAGAGGATGACTAAACAGTCCCGGCAGAGCATATGCCCACACCTGCGCGGAACACGGAGAAAAGCGCAGCTGCAACCAAAGGGTGTTGTTTGGTGTCGCTATGCCCACGCAGTCGCCTCCTTCCAGACGGTGAGAGCCAGCTCTGTGGCGACTGGCCAAGCGAACTCTGAAAGGGGTGCTGGGGAACGGTCTCTTGCGGCTGCCGCGCATGTCCTGGCCTGCGTCGGAGACTGGGAACAAGCCAGCGCGGGTGCTGCCGCGTCGCATCCAGTAAGAAGGCCTGCTCGAACCGTCCCTCAAACTTACAGTGGGTGCACAAGAGGGCTGAGCAGCAGGAGTCCGCATGCGCTacacagcagagacgaggagcagaGGTCGCCAACGACTTGTTCGCGGGCCACCTTCAGGACCAGCGGCGGGAGTTCTGCAAAAGCGAGCGGCACAGTCAACGACGCATGAGATAACCCGAAATCGGCGCCgcgacgcacacacacatacacgcacgGACGCTTCACACAACCTGACCCTGACGAGCTCTGAAAAAAGCCGACCTCTGGCtgcgcaca
The sequence above is a segment of the Neospora caninum Liverpool complete genome, chromosome IX genome. Coding sequences within it:
- a CDS encoding putative PEK kinase, whose amino-acid sequence is MLVSKYATAGGQAEVSSGAFRMAKASGPTLTRGAKGGECRDPARYDSSLKAASSFMASPSKLERTTGWPEPPAAWLPSAETTKAEEGKDAAGAFNWGFSRHEGRETPRDFAAGGCRLQAANRNEHGASQHLPSQGDSQGLGAPDLSGGTKVKRGDEAERTRVNGDGCRVSPKGENVDVNYTSHASSKSGVNASFVGLKGVGGDAASGLLAPQKMDKPSGNNSCASAVYADLSLVCPLHAYRFCLRDFDFGGFLGDGAHGCVFVARERRSGFVCVLKCITKAHLVRGGNEALLKKEVELQAHLKHPHICCMYTWFQTSSAIFLVMEYCLKGDLFALLDKTTFGFDERTVAKWRNGVRGSATIGGGIPCGRVFSPHPGLRTKHAQVFFVFQENVLVDHTDKLKLADFGLSAHIGGEHRKRGVSINRGTCGDNVCSFDEKSDIWTIGILGFELFFKFPPFGSQCHIDEETVMQNIRNKHWSERVEQEALRDPRVNEKLLSMSDDFKAFLSACLNKKASLRPTAEALLEFPFLQKNNPEVVNSVHFLQQPRHQQGHKGFNQPAGPWQTPRPTCC